A window of the Bacteroidota bacterium genome harbors these coding sequences:
- a CDS encoding DUF255 domain-containing protein, whose protein sequence is MKKIITLLVIIPLNIALHAGDLNYFSGTWNESLKKAGAEKKYVMLDCYTDWCGWCKVMDRSTFKSDTTITEIDKNFVAIKREMEKDPEGLMIAMKYHIQAFPTYLIFSPEGKLIYTIVGYRPTQQFVDELMKAENPATQVNYPGYSPALDPGFPEFYKKSYGTGKARVNPSPDTVNTFLDKQKDITAEVPWDVIARFNVNDKYSNLVLSNADKLRGLYGKDQVDNKIYAIIFMKGDSAANKNDEKLLNEALADLDKYFPGNIYNGSNKRRLSISFYEKNNGWVKVTQLEQAMLDTCKPASMNSASNEINDVCWGFYEKCDDKTALELTLPLMKKITDAVPEYASMDTYASLLYKAGHYKEAKTVAENAIALGKKSGDKTDSTEKLLVDINTKLKQ, encoded by the coding sequence ATGAAAAAGATCATCACACTTCTCGTAATTATTCCGCTGAACATTGCTCTTCACGCCGGCGACCTGAATTATTTTTCCGGAACGTGGAATGAATCGCTGAAAAAAGCAGGCGCCGAAAAAAAATACGTGATGCTCGATTGCTACACCGATTGGTGCGGCTGGTGCAAAGTGATGGACCGCTCCACTTTCAAAAGCGACACTACGATTACAGAGATCGATAAGAATTTTGTCGCGATAAAAAGAGAAATGGAAAAAGATCCGGAGGGACTCATGATCGCAATGAAATATCACATTCAGGCATTTCCTACTTACTTGATCTTTTCTCCCGAAGGAAAATTAATTTACACGATAGTGGGTTATCGCCCCACCCAGCAATTTGTAGATGAATTGATGAAAGCTGAAAATCCTGCAACGCAGGTTAATTATCCCGGCTATTCTCCGGCGCTCGATCCCGGTTTCCCGGAGTTTTACAAAAAATCGTACGGCACCGGAAAGGCACGTGTGAATCCTTCTCCAGATACAGTGAATACATTTCTCGATAAACAAAAAGATATTACTGCTGAAGTTCCCTGGGATGTGATCGCACGTTTCAATGTGAATGATAAATATTCCAATCTCGTTCTTTCTAATGCAGATAAGTTGCGCGGGCTCTATGGAAAAGACCAGGTGGATAACAAAATTTACGCGATCATTTTTATGAAAGGAGATTCTGCTGCAAATAAGAATGATGAGAAGTTGCTGAATGAAGCGCTCGCCGATCTCGACAAATATTTTCCCGGAAATATTTACAATGGAAGTAATAAACGCCGGTTGAGCATTTCATTCTATGAAAAGAATAACGGATGGGTGAAAGTGACACAGCTCGAACAAGCAATGCTTGATACGTGTAAACCTGCGAGTATGAATTCTGCTTCCAATGAAATAAATGACGTGTGCTGGGGATTTTATGAGAAGTGCGACGACAAAACTGCACTGGAACTTACATTACCATTAATGAAAAAAATTACGGATGCTGTCCCTGAATATGCTTCCATGGATACTTATGCCTCTTTGCTTTACAAAGCCGGCCATTATAAAGAAGCAAAAACAGTCGCTGAAAATGCGATCGCGCTTGGTAAGAAGAGCGGCGATAAAACAGATTCGACCGAGAAACTGCTGGTGGACATCAACACTAAACTCAAGCAGTAG
- a CDS encoding DUF3089 domain-containing protein — protein MKLILFLWLCFSTTTSIHAGNAHPVRPDYSNEKFWIALPARHDIGDSIPPGCEIKEDEANANADVFYIHPTVYLAGGPWNGDLDDKSLNRKCDACVLFQATPFNACCKVYAPRYRQAILRAFTDSCAAGDAALDTAYSDVKKAFEYYLANYNHGRPIIVAGHSQGSYHAKRLLKEFFEGKPLLKQLVAAYAIGCPIPVNYFSDIPVGDSAAQTGCFITWNTVAYGTQMTGALARYTGDACVNPLTWRTDTTTAKKELHDGAVPFDFKSIDRHLVQACIRGNLLWITSSDKKHFRKYYHLGKIYHVSDVNFFYMDIRANAIVRVNAYRKKNGN, from the coding sequence TTGAAGCTTATTTTATTTTTATGGTTGTGTTTCAGTACAACCACATCCATTCATGCCGGGAATGCACACCCTGTTCGTCCCGATTATTCCAATGAAAAATTCTGGATCGCACTTCCCGCAAGGCACGACATAGGCGACAGCATTCCTCCCGGTTGTGAAATAAAGGAAGATGAAGCCAATGCAAATGCGGATGTGTTCTACATTCATCCAACGGTTTATCTTGCCGGCGGCCCCTGGAACGGCGATCTCGATGATAAAAGTCTCAACCGGAAATGTGATGCGTGTGTTTTATTCCAGGCCACGCCGTTCAACGCGTGTTGTAAAGTTTATGCGCCGCGTTACCGGCAGGCTATTCTCCGCGCCTTCACCGATTCGTGTGCTGCAGGAGATGCTGCACTCGATACAGCGTACTCCGATGTGAAAAAAGCTTTTGAATATTATCTCGCGAATTATAATCACGGCCGGCCCATCATCGTTGCAGGGCACAGCCAGGGATCGTATCACGCAAAACGCTTACTCAAAGAATTTTTCGAGGGAAAACCTTTACTCAAACAACTCGTTGCCGCGTACGCAATTGGTTGCCCGATACCGGTGAATTATTTTAGCGACATTCCCGTTGGCGACAGTGCAGCGCAAACCGGATGTTTCATAACATGGAATACGGTTGCTTACGGTACGCAGATGACAGGCGCGCTCGCACGCTACACAGGCGATGCGTGTGTGAATCCGCTGACGTGGAGAACAGATACAACGACTGCGAAAAAAGAATTGCATGATGGAGCAGTACCGTTTGATTTTAAAAGTATCGATCGCCACCTCGTGCAGGCCTGCATCCGCGGAAATTTACTCTGGATTACTTCTTCCGACAAAAAACATTTCCGGAAATATTATCATCTCGGGAAGATCTATCATGTGAGTGATGTGAATTTTTTCTACATGGACATACGCGCGAATGCGATCGTGCGCGTGAATGCGTACAGGAAGAAGAATGGGAATTAA
- a CDS encoding type II toxin-antitoxin system RelE/ParE family toxin: MIYLITVKRSAVKEIEMLPVKVASKIVDAIRALAVNPRPTGCIKLKGDGGYFWRIRIGDYRVIYSIKDEIKIINVQKVGHRKDIYK, from the coding sequence ATGATTTACCTGATTACGGTAAAAAGATCTGCCGTCAAGGAAATTGAAATGCTTCCGGTAAAAGTAGCTTCTAAAATCGTTGATGCGATTCGGGCGTTGGCAGTTAATCCCAGGCCGACAGGATGCATAAAACTAAAAGGTGATGGCGGATATTTCTGGAGAATCAGAATTGGAGATTACCGTGTCATCTATTCCATAAAAGACGAAATAAAAATTATTAATGTACAGAAAGTAGGACATCGAAAAGACATTTATAAATAA